One window of Acidiferrobacterales bacterium genomic DNA carries:
- a CDS encoding site-specific DNA-methyltransferase, with protein sequence MTKEDRGRDEIFWNTTLAPDDITRLFEPKVFTGWERWDQEAVKEGSPKSVGEIRDDDNLLIKGNNLLVLHSLKARYAGKVKLIYIDPPYNTGNDGFRYNDRFNHSAWLTFMRNRLEVAKELLRDDGLLFVHCDRNEFAYLKVLMDELMHDGVFVECITVVNNPGGRDYGGIANMHEYILCYAKKKNYQLNLINDPERTLPFEDSTGRFEIRELRNRNITFNEDNRPNLVYPFYVNPNKIDNSGLYTLSLKKKKGWIQVMPAKSQGIQTVWRWGKPKSQNNLNLNIKAKSMSGGRFQIVEKYRETRRRVRSVWWDKEVVSARGTKHIKQLVGAPQSFTFPKPEETISRIIEMATEVGDLVLDFFAGSGTTAAVAQKMGRRWITIEQMDYIHDLTAARLKKVLEGEQGGISKSVTWHGGGSFVYAELAASNSAIFDRIATASDIATLQNIYTDIQNIGILRYDLDTSAFDINDFSCLALHDAKNVLMSCLDANHFYVNLGSVDDVDFDIPAEDSCATQSFYRIKSEQ encoded by the coding sequence ATGACAAAGGAAGACCGTGGGCGGGACGAGATTTTCTGGAACACCACACTGGCTCCGGACGATATCACACGGCTGTTTGAGCCAAAGGTGTTCACCGGCTGGGAACGCTGGGACCAGGAGGCGGTGAAAGAAGGATCACCCAAGTCTGTCGGGGAAATCCGAGACGACGACAACCTGCTGATAAAGGGCAACAATCTGCTGGTGCTGCATTCGTTGAAGGCACGCTATGCCGGAAAGGTGAAACTGATCTATATCGATCCGCCCTACAACACCGGTAATGACGGGTTTCGATACAACGACAGGTTCAATCACTCGGCCTGGCTGACGTTCATGCGGAATCGACTTGAAGTGGCAAAAGAGCTGCTGAGAGATGATGGGCTTCTTTTCGTTCATTGTGATCGCAATGAGTTTGCCTACTTAAAAGTATTGATGGACGAGTTGATGCATGACGGTGTATTTGTTGAGTGTATTACCGTAGTCAATAACCCTGGAGGAAGAGACTATGGGGGAATAGCCAATATGCATGAATACATTCTTTGTTATGCCAAGAAAAAAAATTATCAACTAAATTTGATCAATGATCCTGAGAGGACTTTGCCTTTTGAGGATAGCACAGGTAGATTTGAAATACGGGAACTTCGTAACAGAAACATTACCTTCAATGAAGATAACCGCCCTAATCTAGTCTACCCGTTTTATGTGAACCCAAATAAAATTGATAATTCCGGACTTTACACCTTAAGCCTTAAGAAGAAAAAAGGATGGATACAAGTCATGCCAGCAAAATCTCAAGGCATTCAAACCGTATGGCGGTGGGGAAAACCCAAGTCTCAAAACAATTTAAATTTGAACATCAAGGCGAAGTCAATGTCAGGTGGACGCTTTCAGATTGTAGAAAAATATCGCGAAACTCGCCGGAGAGTGCGATCGGTTTGGTGGGATAAAGAGGTGGTTTCGGCACGAGGAACGAAACATATCAAACAGCTTGTAGGGGCTCCGCAGTCATTTACTTTTCCTAAGCCCGAAGAAACAATTAGTAGAATTATTGAAATGGCGACAGAAGTGGGAGATCTGGTTTTGGACTTCTTTGCCGGCTCGGGTACAACGGCTGCCGTAGCACAAAAAATGGGCCGGCGATGGATCACTATCGAGCAAATGGATTACATTCACGATTTAACTGCGGCGCGACTGAAGAAGGTTCTTGAAGGCGAACAAGGTGGTATCTCTAAATCCGTCACATGGCATGGCGGCGGATCCTTCGTGTATGCCGAACTCGCTGCCTCCAACTCCGCTATTTTTGATCGTATCGCGACCGCATCAGACATTGCTACACTGCAGAATATTTATACAGACATTCAGAACATTGGCATTTTGCGCTACGATCTGGACACAAGTGCCTTTGATATCAACGACTTTTCATGCTTGGCATTACATGATGCCAAGAACGTACTGATGAGTTGTCTTGATGCCAATCATTTCTACGTCAATTTAGGTTCAGTAGACGATGTAGACTTCGACATTCCAGCCGAAGACTCTTGTGCCACACAGTCATTCTACAGAATCAAAAGTGAGCAATAG